A stretch of the Bacteroidales bacterium genome encodes the following:
- a CDS encoding NAD+ synthase: MKKYEQITTYLQHFLDNEVRKTGISSVVLGLSGGIDSAVVAVLAQRVFKDNLLCVKMPSQYSSQSSVDDADELCKDFSINVITSSIKPILKIYEELNPNMNNLRKGNLSSRLRMTTLFDISARESALVLGTSNKSELMLGYGTLYGDLSSAINPIGDLYKSEVYELAEYLGVSKSIIKKPPSADLWDGQSDEADLGYTYAQIDKVLKFYVEDRLSKEDIIKQGCDRDMLDMIIGRIFANQFKRKMPVIAKLTSRTINHDFNYPRDITL; encoded by the coding sequence ATGAAGAAATATGAGCAGATAACAACTTATCTGCAGCATTTTTTAGATAACGAAGTTCGTAAAACAGGGATTAGCTCAGTAGTTTTGGGGCTTAGTGGCGGAATTGACTCTGCTGTTGTGGCTGTACTGGCTCAAAGAGTTTTTAAAGATAATCTTTTATGTGTAAAGATGCCATCACAATACTCTTCGCAGAGTTCAGTTGATGATGCAGATGAACTTTGTAAAGATTTTTCAATAAACGTAATTACTTCCTCAATAAAACCAATATTGAAAATATATGAAGAATTGAATCCAAACATGAATAATCTTAGAAAAGGAAATCTTTCTTCAAGACTTAGAATGACTACTCTTTTTGATATCTCTGCTAGAGAGAGTGCTTTGGTGCTTGGAACTAGTAATAAGAGCGAATTAATGTTAGGTTATGGAACTCTTTATGGAGACCTCTCAAGTGCGATAAACCCGATAGGTGATTTATATAAGAGTGAAGTATATGAGTTGGCGGAGTACTTGGGTGTGTCAAAAAGTATTATTAAAAAGCCACCTTCCGCAGATTTGTGGGATGGTCAGAGTGATGAGGCTGATTTGGGGTATACTTATGCCCAAATTGATAAAGTACTGAAGTTTTATGTAGAAGACAGATTAAGCAAAGAAGATATTATTAAACAGGGATGTGACAGGGACATGCTCGATATGATTATTGGGCGAATATTTGCGAATCAGTTTAAGAGAAAGATGCCGGTAATTGCAAAATTGACATCTAGAACTATAAATCATGATTTTAATTATCCAAGAGATATAACTTTATAA
- a CDS encoding DegT/DnrJ/EryC1/StrS family aminotransferase: MKVPFSRYESSRQAHSNVSDVLDGEKLDQVAELESDFVSYIGAKYALATSHGTSALHLAMLALDLKRGDKIVCSVNTHPNVPEVVRHFDAEPVFIDIDADTYNINLDKLEAYLEENVSKKLKAVIVTHIAGQCTDLDRLYEMAKTYEVKIVEDASEALGATYNGKKIGTTGADITCFDFSAHLKKDVCNGGMLVSDNEEIIERAKLLSSHAMKKDEDSLEYIYDIVDIGFDYSMSQLDAAYIRAQIQEQDKNLQRVKEIAGMYSEALKTVDHITIPKAISSEHPFSLYIIKVDKNRDSFALELKKEGVEVGLHYIPLHFLSYYKTKYSLKINNFPTALTIYQQVMSLPIYASMSDQEVKFVIDKIKSVSSTRV; the protein is encoded by the coding sequence ATGAAAGTTCCATTTAGTAGGTATGAAAGCAGCAGGCAAGCGCATTCAAATGTAAGTGATGTTTTAGATGGCGAAAAGTTAGACCAGGTTGCAGAGTTGGAGAGTGACTTTGTCTCTTATATTGGTGCGAAGTATGCACTAGCAACTTCACACGGCACTTCTGCACTTCATTTAGCAATGTTAGCTCTTGATTTAAAGCGTGGTGATAAGATAGTTTGTTCTGTCAACACTCATCCAAATGTACCGGAAGTTGTTCGTCATTTTGATGCAGAGCCGGTTTTCATAGATATAGATGCTGATACTTATAATATTAATCTTGATAAACTTGAAGCATATTTAGAAGAAAATGTATCTAAAAAATTAAAAGCTGTTATAGTTACTCATATAGCTGGTCAATGTACGGATTTAGATAGACTTTACGAGATGGCTAAAACATATGAAGTAAAAATTGTTGAAGATGCAAGTGAAGCTTTAGGTGCTACATATAACGGTAAAAAGATAGGCACAACAGGTGCAGATATAACTTGTTTTGATTTTTCAGCCCATCTAAAAAAAGATGTTTGCAATGGTGGCATGCTTGTGTCAGATAATGAAGAGATTATTGAAAGAGCTAAACTTTTAAGTTCACATGCTATGAAAAAAGATGAGGATTCATTGGAATACATTTATGATATTGTAGATATCGGGTTTGATTACTCTATGAGTCAGCTAGATGCTGCATATATTAGAGCACAAATACAAGAGCAAGATAAAAATCTACAAAGAGTTAAAGAGATTGCCGGCATGTACAGCGAAGCTCTAAAAACGGTTGATCATATAACTATACCAAAAGCAATTAGTAGTGAACATCCATTTTCTCTTTATATAATTAAAGTAGATAAAAATAGAGACTCTTTTGCTCTTGAACTGAAAAAAGAGGGTGTTGAGGTCGGACTTCACTATATCCCACTACACTTTTTATCGTATTATAAGACAAAATATTCACTAAAAATAAATAATTTTCCTACCGCATTAACAATTTATCAGCAGGTTATGTCTCTACCAATTTATGCTAGTATGAGCGATCAAGAAGTTAAATTTGTTATAGATAAAATTAAAAGTGTTTCTTCAACAAGAGTTTAA
- a CDS encoding tetraacyldisaccharide 4'-kinase produces the protein MKKNLVFWVEGYFYSPSFVQKLLSILLLPLSWIYCLLMYLRFKSKTAQNFDVDIVSVGNLSVGGSGKTPLVTALASKYDDVAIVLRGYGRESSGLHVVSNEGEILKDVNISGDEAMIYAQKLPKAIVIVSEDRKDGILKAKELGAKIIFLDDAYSKHDIKKLDLLIEVNSSNTSCLPAGPFRERLWASKEAVTVKDGKDFKRVVELKNKSDKMSLVTAIARPNRLNSFIPHVVSKNYFEDHHSFTKNEIEEILQRDGSDSVLVTYKDFVKLESFELPLSLLDLHVEVDENIFKTIDNYRRNNSAKKD, from the coding sequence TTGAAAAAAAATCTAGTTTTTTGGGTTGAAGGGTATTTCTACAGCCCAAGTTTTGTTCAAAAACTGCTCTCTATTTTACTTCTCCCTCTTAGTTGGATTTACTGTTTACTTATGTATCTTAGATTTAAGAGCAAAACTGCCCAAAACTTTGATGTAGATATTGTAAGTGTTGGAAATCTAAGTGTAGGCGGAAGTGGAAAAACACCGCTTGTTACAGCGCTGGCATCAAAATATGATGATGTTGCAATTGTTCTTCGTGGATATGGACGAGAGAGTAGTGGTTTGCATGTCGTGAGTAATGAAGGCGAGATTTTAAAAGATGTAAACATTAGTGGTGATGAAGCTATGATCTATGCTCAGAAGCTTCCAAAGGCAATTGTTATTGTAAGTGAAGATAGAAAAGATGGAATTTTAAAAGCTAAAGAGCTTGGTGCAAAAATTATTTTTTTAGACGATGCCTACTCAAAGCACGATATAAAAAAACTTGACTTGCTTATAGAAGTAAATTCAAGTAATACTTCCTGCTTGCCAGCCGGACCGTTTAGAGAGAGATTATGGGCTTCAAAAGAGGCTGTTACAGTAAAAGATGGAAAAGATTTCAAAAGAGTGGTTGAACTTAAAAATAAAAGTGATAAAATGTCACTTGTAACTGCCATTGCAAGACCAAATCGTTTGAATAGTTTTATACCACATGTGGTTAGTAAAAACTACTTTGAAGATCATCACTCATTTACAAAAAATGAGATAGAGGAGATACTTCAAAGAGATGGCTCAGATTCAGTTTTAGTAACTTATAAAGATTTTGTAAAACTAGAGTCTTTCGAACTTCCCCTTTCACTGTTAGATTTACATGTGGAAGTTGATGAAAATATATTTAAAACAATAGATAATTATAGGAGGAATAACAGTGCAAAAAAAGATTGA
- the argB gene encoding acetylglutamate kinase, producing MQKKIETVQTLLEALPFIKEFNKEIVVIKYGGSAQESPQLKEKFAQDILLMYLVGIKPVIIHGGGKKISDMLDALNIETKFIDGQRVTSKDIMRIVEMVLSGEINKEIVSLLNSHGVKAIGISGKDAHFITAKPKDFSKWGLTGNITNVKAEVISNLIAEKFIPVIAPIAAGEEMGHPGYNINADLCASYVAKAIGANKIIFLTDTPGVLNNDKELLGTLTKAEVEVLKADGTIHGGMVPKVDACLEAIEGGVQKAHIIDGRLEHSMLLELFTSAGIGTQIVK from the coding sequence GTGCAAAAAAAGATTGAAACAGTACAAACGCTACTTGAAGCTTTACCGTTTATAAAAGAGTTTAATAAAGAGATAGTAGTTATAAAATACGGTGGCTCAGCCCAAGAATCACCTCAGTTAAAAGAGAAGTTTGCTCAAGACATACTGCTTATGTACCTAGTTGGGATTAAACCTGTTATTATCCATGGCGGCGGCAAGAAAATCAGTGACATGTTGGATGCTCTTAATATCGAAACAAAGTTTATTGACGGTCAGCGTGTAACTTCAAAAGATATTATGAGAATTGTAGAAATGGTACTAAGCGGAGAGATAAACAAAGAGATAGTTTCACTTCTTAACTCTCACGGTGTAAAAGCAATAGGTATCAGTGGCAAAGATGCACATTTTATTACTGCAAAGCCAAAAGATTTTTCTAAGTGGGGACTGACAGGAAATATTACAAATGTTAAAGCTGAAGTCATTTCAAACCTTATAGCAGAGAAGTTTATTCCGGTAATCGCACCTATTGCTGCCGGTGAAGAGATGGGTCATCCTGGATACAATATAAATGCTGACCTTTGTGCCTCTTATGTTGCAAAAGCAATAGGCGCAAATAAGATTATATTTTTAACGGACACACCAGGTGTATTAAACAATGATAAAGAGCTTTTAGGCACTCTTACAAAAGCAGAAGTTGAAGTTCTAAAGGCTGATGGGACAATCCATGGAGGAATGGTGCCGAAAGTTGATGCTTGTCTAGAAGCCATAGAAGGCGGAGTACAAAAAGCGCACATAATCGATGGCAGATTAGAACACTCTATGCTGCTAGAACTTTTTACATCCGCTGGTATTGGTACGCAGATAGTAAAGTAA
- a CDS encoding FAD-binding oxidoreductase — MKIYDYLIIGAGSAGCNSAYFLKQHGKTVAVVDREGIAGGASGAAGAFLSPLPGKKNIYNTFVNVALNFSINFYQKLIPDAMDKFGVLRVPNDNFNNEKLQNNHIKNEYFDTKKLHNISKNFRDVDGYFYENAAVLEPKMICDKLLEGCDFFVEDIKGLTFKNGLYEAGKLKAKNIILAQGVSNSLVELPYMNISPIFGLRIDVKTTTNIPFNIHKSISVSANKHNDTVSIGATGQRHDTQDMTCETTCDKCAFYINTDGEQIKTLLKQADELIRLEDVEVVKIYKGARATSKSYFPVIGKIIDYENSIKKHPSIKNGTKIPEDSLEYYPNLYVVNALGSRGFVFGPYLAKILGENIINKTQIPKELSTQKLFYKMARKACFKTPTEQSSV; from the coding sequence ATGAAAATATATGACTATTTAATTATTGGAGCGGGGAGTGCCGGATGCAACAGTGCTTACTTTTTAAAGCAACATGGCAAAACAGTGGCAGTCGTTGACAGAGAAGGGATTGCTGGCGGGGCAAGTGGGGCAGCAGGAGCATTTCTCTCCCCTCTTCCCGGTAAAAAAAATATTTACAACACTTTTGTAAATGTTGCTCTAAATTTCTCAATAAATTTTTATCAAAAATTAATTCCTGATGCGATGGATAAATTTGGTGTACTGCGGGTTCCAAATGATAATTTCAATAATGAAAAACTACAAAACAATCATATAAAGAATGAGTATTTTGACACCAAAAAACTTCATAATATTTCAAAAAACTTTAGAGATGTTGATGGATATTTTTATGAAAATGCAGCTGTTTTAGAGCCTAAAATGATTTGTGATAAGCTGCTTGAGGGCTGTGATTTTTTTGTTGAAGATATAAAGGGGTTAACCTTTAAAAACGGCCTATATGAAGCAGGAAAATTGAAAGCAAAAAATATTATTTTAGCTCAAGGAGTAAGCAACTCTTTAGTTGAACTGCCATATATGAATATATCTCCAATATTTGGACTTAGAATTGATGTTAAAACAACAACCAATATCCCTTTTAATATTCATAAATCCATCTCTGTCTCAGCTAATAAACATAATGACACTGTATCAATAGGTGCTACTGGGCAGAGGCATGACACACAAGATATGACATGTGAGACTACATGTGATAAATGTGCATTTTATATAAATACAGATGGAGAACAGATCAAAACTCTTTTAAAACAGGCGGATGAACTAATTAGGTTAGAAGACGTAGAAGTTGTAAAAATATATAAAGGCGCAAGAGCAACAAGCAAGAGTTACTTCCCTGTTATTGGCAAAATCATAGATTATGAAAATTCTATCAAAAAACACCCCTCCATAAAGAATGGAACCAAAATTCCAGAAGACTCACTGGAGTACTACCCGAATCTGTATGTCGTAAATGCACTTGGTTCAAGAGGTTTTGTATTTGGCCCTTATCTGGCAAAAATTTTAGGTGAAAATATTATAAATAAAACTCAAATACCAAAAGAGTTATCAACCCAAAAACTTTTTTACAAAATGGCCAGGAAAGCGTGCTTTAAAACACCAACAGAGCAAAGCTCCGTTTAG
- a CDS encoding DUF2018 family protein, with translation MKYSALFEDEDDVFLGSPESKLMDIVFTANNDVVRFDLANFIRKTAALEMLLNEHLGDDFHEKVKMLMLEERDGVETKMKSLCIELMGEIVSKSE, from the coding sequence ATGAAATACAGTGCTTTATTTGAAGATGAAGATGATGTTTTCTTAGGTTCTCCAGAGAGTAAACTTATGGACATTGTATTTACTGCTAACAATGATGTTGTAAGATTTGATTTAGCTAATTTTATAAGAAAAACAGCAGCCTTGGAAATGCTTCTTAATGAACACTTAGGAGATGATTTTCATGAAAAAGTCAAAATGCTAATGCTTGAAGAGCGTGATGGCGTTGAAACTAAGATGAAAAGTTTATGTATTGAACTAATGGGTGAAATCGTTTCAAAAAGCGAATAG
- a CDS encoding polyprenyl synthetase family protein translates to MQRVEKEIARLIDECDYDEVTRLFGMLSGGKRLRAKLILKIASEHEEAPLLAAIVELIHGASLLHDDVIDEASLRRGIPSVNATDGSKTAVMLGDILYSKAFTELVSFDKKIAKIIASSVTALSKGEMIDVKMADEFNSDEEKYLDMLYLKTATLIEAAAEASAILTGKDSVSHALYGKNLGLSFQIIDDILDITADAATLGKPAMNDFVEGKCTLPYIYLYKVLNEEDKKRLVSLHGKLLGEQESAWIKQKMQEHKTIEKSFELAQKLSNEAMNAMKDDVELIGILHTMIKRSY, encoded by the coding sequence ATGCAGAGAGTTGAGAAAGAGATAGCAAGACTTATTGATGAGTGTGATTATGATGAAGTAACTCGCCTTTTTGGAATGCTCTCTGGAGGAAAAAGACTTCGCGCCAAATTAATTTTAAAGATAGCAAGTGAGCATGAAGAAGCTCCTCTTCTTGCGGCTATTGTAGAGCTTATTCATGGGGCAAGTCTCTTACATGATGATGTAATCGATGAAGCAAGTCTTAGACGCGGTATTCCCTCTGTAAATGCAACAGATGGTAGTAAAACAGCTGTAATGCTTGGAGATATTCTCTACTCAAAAGCCTTTACTGAACTGGTTTCTTTTGATAAGAAAATCGCTAAAATAATCGCTTCTTCTGTTACTGCACTCTCTAAGGGTGAAATGATAGATGTAAAGATGGCTGATGAGTTTAACTCGGACGAAGAAAAATACCTTGACATGTTATATCTCAAAACTGCTACCTTAATAGAAGCCGCTGCTGAAGCTAGTGCTATTTTGACCGGTAAAGACTCTGTCTCACATGCTCTTTACGGAAAAAATCTTGGTCTATCTTTTCAAATTATTGATGATATTTTAGATATTACTGCTGATGCAGCGACACTTGGTAAACCTGCTATGAATGATTTTGTAGAGGGTAAGTGTACACTGCCATATATTTATCTCTATAAAGTTTTGAATGAAGAGGATAAAAAAAGGTTGGTTTCTCTGCATGGGAAATTGTTGGGCGAGCAAGAGAGTGCTTGGATCAAGCAGAAGATGCAAGAGCACAAAACTATTGAAAAGTCTTTTGAGTTAGCGCAGAAACTTTCAAATGAGGCAATGAATGCCATGAAAGATGATGTTGAGCTCATAGGTATTTTACATACAATGATAAAAAGAAGTTACTAA
- the hemA gene encoding glutamyl-tRNA reductase, translated as MEVREKLSYPDDSHKMKLLTQLNSHEAINESMLLSTCNRMEVFCSSNDVTSATEYIFELLTQNSNIDMCKLKERPDVFDDSSAVHHLFSVASSIDSMVVGETQIAGQLKDAYRFAYDNSFCGQKIARAVHHAFKCAAKVRNATDISSKPVSIASVAVSKLKSVLNNVEGKRALVIGVGEMSEITAKHLVSNGADVYIINRTKCRASELAKECGAKVLDMDQLATAVNEFEILFTATSAPKPIITNEIVKPCDFDRYWFDMALPRDIDSHGDERINLFVIDDLKTIVDENIGLREDGARKAHGIIGRSTVEFFEWLDTLNVEPVIKEIYEKAFKAAKEESDRVMKNGYIPKEYEAQVHKMSEQVMKRFLHEMTSKMRGVSEDAKSDTVTGALQFLIKDNDEMPEKYRREHASDSKRG; from the coding sequence ATGGAAGTTAGAGAGAAATTGTCCTATCCGGATGATAGTCATAAAATGAAATTACTGACGCAGCTAAATAGCCATGAAGCTATTAATGAAAGCATGCTTTTGTCAACTTGTAATAGAATGGAAGTATTTTGTAGTTCCAATGATGTTACCAGTGCTACGGAATATATATTTGAGTTATTAACACAAAACTCGAATATTGACATGTGCAAACTTAAAGAAAGACCAGATGTGTTTGATGACAGTAGTGCCGTGCATCATCTTTTTAGTGTTGCATCTTCCATTGACTCTATGGTAGTTGGTGAGACTCAAATTGCCGGTCAGTTAAAAGATGCTTATAGGTTTGCATATGATAATAGTTTTTGTGGTCAAAAGATTGCGAGAGCTGTTCATCATGCTTTTAAGTGTGCAGCAAAAGTTAGAAATGCTACAGATATATCTTCTAAACCAGTCTCTATTGCCAGTGTAGCAGTTTCAAAACTAAAATCAGTCCTCAATAATGTTGAGGGTAAAAGAGCCCTAGTTATTGGTGTTGGAGAAATGTCAGAGATTACAGCTAAGCATCTTGTATCAAATGGTGCTGATGTTTATATTATAAACAGAACAAAATGTAGAGCCTCTGAACTAGCCAAGGAGTGTGGAGCAAAAGTCTTAGATATGGACCAGCTTGCAACTGCTGTAAATGAGTTTGAGATTCTTTTTACTGCAACTTCTGCCCCAAAACCAATCATTACAAATGAAATTGTCAAACCTTGTGATTTTGACAGATACTGGTTTGATATGGCACTTCCAAGGGATATAGATTCTCATGGGGATGAGCGCATAAATCTTTTCGTTATAGATGATTTAAAAACTATTGTAGATGAAAATATAGGTTTACGTGAAGATGGAGCAAGAAAAGCTCATGGTATTATTGGTAGAAGTACTGTAGAATTTTTTGAGTGGCTGGATACTTTAAATGTTGAACCGGTAATAAAAGAGATATATGAAAAAGCTTTTAAAGCGGCAAAAGAAGAGAGTGACAGAGTCATGAAAAATGGCTATATTCCAAAAGAGTATGAGGCACAGGTTCATAAGATGAGTGAACAAGTTATGAAAAGATTTTTACATGAAATGACTTCTAAGATGAGAGGTGTTTCAGAAGATGCAAAATCAGATACAGTAACAGGTGCCTTACAGTTTTTAATAAAAGATAATGATGAAATGCCAGAGAAGTATAGACGTGAACACGCTTCTGATAGTAAACGAGGATAA
- the proS gene encoding proline--tRNA ligase, which translates to MRRSRAFIPTTKEAPSDATLPSHQFLVRGGFINSQGAGLYNFMPLGKIVLEKIRFIVKEELDRAGCNEVQLSFVTPISLWERSGRSETMGKEMLRIKDRHENDFVLSPTNEEAMVELVKNRITSYKDLPLNLYQINTKFRDEARPRYGLLRGREFLMKDGYSFHSSKEDMVREFDLMQVTYKKIFTRLGLDFRVVEADSGAIGGDGSKEFHVLANSGEDTLVVCEACDYGANIETIFDNEEVDALNEKSYEELKEQKIDKQCSCGADLHFKKGIEVFSC; encoded by the coding sequence ATGAGAAGAAGTAGAGCGTTTATTCCAACAACAAAAGAAGCACCGTCAGATGCAACTCTGCCTAGTCATCAATTTCTAGTAAGAGGCGGTTTTATAAACAGCCAAGGTGCTGGGCTTTATAACTTTATGCCACTTGGAAAAATTGTATTAGAAAAGATTAGATTTATCGTAAAAGAAGAGTTGGACAGGGCAGGTTGTAATGAAGTACAGCTTAGCTTTGTGACTCCTATTAGTTTATGGGAAAGAAGCGGTCGTTCTGAGACAATGGGAAAAGAGATGCTTCGTATTAAAGATAGACATGAAAATGATTTTGTACTGAGTCCTACAAATGAAGAGGCTATGGTAGAACTAGTAAAAAACAGAATAACTTCTTACAAAGATTTACCTCTAAATTTATATCAGATTAATACAAAATTTCGTGATGAAGCAAGACCTAGGTATGGACTTTTACGAGGTCGTGAGTTTTTGATGAAAGATGGATACTCTTTTCACTCTTCTAAGGAAGACATGGTCAGAGAGTTTGACTTGATGCAAGTGACGTATAAAAAGATATTCACTAGACTTGGGCTTGATTTTAGAGTGGTTGAAGCTGATAGTGGAGCTATTGGTGGAGATGGAAGTAAAGAGTTCCATGTTTTGGCAAATAGTGGTGAAGATACTCTTGTTGTGTGTGAAGCATGTGATTACGGTGCAAATATTGAAACTATCTTTGACAATGAAGAAGTTGATGCCTTAAATGAAAAATCTTACGAAGAGCTAAAAGAACAAAAAATTGATAAGCAGTGTTCTTGTGGAGCTGACCTTCACTTTAAAAAAGGGATTGAAGTTTTTTCTTGTTAA
- a CDS encoding DUF4254 domain-containing protein yields MDSKLFNKIFEESIKKYHIKNDITLKHSSEYKEDSIEFLLDKKNWIDTVQWHLEDIIREPAIEPEKALIFKRAIDKSNQDRTDLVELIDDYYFNELKNVEANSSAFIATETPAWAIDRLSILNLKIYHMREEAEREDADSEHKEKCSFKLKILLQQREDLSLAINQLFKNIKTGKAIIKTYKQMKMYNDPKLNPILRNSE; encoded by the coding sequence ATGGACAGCAAATTATTCAACAAGATTTTTGAAGAAAGCATAAAAAAATATCATATCAAGAATGATATAACTTTAAAACATTCATCCGAATATAAAGAAGACAGCATTGAATTTCTTCTTGATAAAAAAAATTGGATTGATACTGTTCAATGGCATCTTGAAGATATAATAAGAGAACCGGCTATTGAGCCCGAAAAAGCTCTTATTTTTAAACGTGCAATTGATAAATCAAATCAAGACAGAACAGACCTTGTTGAACTTATTGATGATTACTATTTCAATGAATTAAAAAATGTCGAAGCAAATTCGAGTGCATTTATTGCTACAGAAACTCCTGCATGGGCAATTGACAGATTGTCTATCTTAAATTTGAAAATTTACCATATGCGTGAAGAAGCCGAAAGAGAAGATGCCGATTCGGAACATAAAGAAAAATGTTCTTTTAAATTAAAAATTTTGCTTCAACAACGAGAAGATTTATCTTTGGCAATAAATCAACTTTTTAAAAATATTAAAACGGGAAAAGCGATTATTAAAACATACAAGCAAATGAAAATGTATAATGATCCTAAGCTTAATCCGATATTAAGAAACTCGGAATAA